The Rhododendron vialii isolate Sample 1 chromosome 6a, ASM3025357v1 genome includes a window with the following:
- the LOC131330589 gene encoding putative F-box/FBD/LRR-repeat protein At4g03220 gives METRSAKRRRLSISQNESDRSREDLISDLPDAILQHILFLLPIKSTAKTSILSKRWRSLWTSLPDLDFTTITHFPNNNNNNIITTRKRVQTKGLESMEFINHVLSRRDNNCDLRTLRFCAQFTFSRLNSLIRCAVRHRVRELDIEVATNDYFNFPRCILTCDTLRVFKLKSRYPGFRLPPPCTMKTGFQSLHTLSLSLIISYDHSSLNDLFTEPSFPVLKKLNLDACLGLKQLKISCKGIEDLTVENCLQLNDLEVFSGKLERLRVASCFHEYSSDSCVKIDAPRLRILAWEYNALTEQCCVENLSSVDEASVGFFVLHEAITAAKLRSVSDFLSGLCHAKCFTLESQCVEILSKNYHFTSTILSHPFNSLKTLELHTSLDKHNIPTLACLFRSSPTLHTLVLKVINDYKIERRRWNRVLWDVCSSGEERYWESQTQALKSFLHHLKVVKIHGFSGYENDASLAKFLLMHGKVLQEMTLSSGQNNSRDPLRRERIRSQMMGLSRASSDAKLAFQ, from the exons ATGGAAACAAGATCTGCCAAGAGGAGGAGACTCTCCATTTCCCAAAACGAATCTGATCGAAGCCGCGAAGACCTAATCAGCGACCTCCCCGACGCCATCCTCCAACACATTCTCTTCCTCCTTCCAATCAAATCCACCGCGAAAACCAGCATTTTGTCGAAACGATGGCGGTCTCTCTGGACCTCGTTACCCGATCTCGATTTCACTACAATCACCCACTtcccaaacaacaacaacaacaacatcataACCACTCGAAAGAGAGTACAAACCAAAGGGTTGGAATCCATGGAATTCATCAACCACGTTTTGTCTCGCCGTGATAACAACTGCGATCTAAGGACCCTCCGCTTCTGCGCTCAATTCACCTTCTCTCGGCTCAACAGCCTGATACGTTGCGCCGTTAGGCACCGAGTCCGAGAACTTGATATCGAAGTTGCCACCAATGATTACTTCAATTTCCCGAGATGTATCCTCACGTGCGATACGTTACGGGTTTTCAAATTAAAGTCTCGGTATCCGGGCTTTCGACTGCCGCCTCCATGTACAATGAAAACAGGGTTCCAATCACTCCACACtttatctctctcactcatcaTTTCATACGATCACTCATCGCTGAACGATTTATTTACAGAGCCTTCGTTCCCAGTACTGAAAAAGCTGAATCTCGACGCTTGTTTGGGGCTGAAACAGCTTAAAATTAGTTGCAAAGGTATTGAAGATTTAACCGTGGAGAATTGTCTTCAGCTGAATGATTTGGAGGTTTTTTCTGGGAAATTGGAGAGATTGCGGGTGGCGAGTTGTTTCCATGAGTATAGTAGCGATAGTTGTGTGAAGATTGATGCGCCGAGGCTTAGGATTTTGGCTTGGGAGTATAATGCCCTCACGGAGCAATGTTGTGTGGAGAATTTGAGTTCAGTTGATGAGGCCTCTGTTGGGTTCTTCGTGCTTCATGAGGCTATTACTGCAGCAAAGCTTCGGAGCGTGTCTGATTTCCTATCTGGTCTTTGCCATGCAAAATGTTTTACACTTGAAAGCCAATGTGTTGAG ATTCTGTCGAAGAATTACCATTTCACAAGTACAATTCTTTCGCATCCTTTCAATAGTCTCAAGACCTTGGAATTACACACAAGTCTCGACAAGCATAACATTCCAACACTAGCATGCCTGTTTCGAAGCTCACCTACGCTCCACACTCTCGTCCTGAAGGTCATCAACGACTACAAGATTGAAAGGAGA CGATGGAACAGGGTGTTGTGGGACGTATGTAGCTCAGGAGAAGAGCGGTACTGGGAATCGCAAACACAAGCATTGAAGTCCTTCCTGCATCACCTAAAGGTAGTAAAGATTCACGGGTTTTCAGGGTATGAGAATGATGCAAGTCTTGCAAAGTTTCTGCTCATGCACGGAAAGGTATTGCAAGAAATGACTCTCTCGTCAGGACAAAACAATTCTAGGGATCCCCTTCGGAGAGAAAGAATCAGGTCACAGATGATGGGATTATCCAGAGCTTCTTCTGATGCGAAACTCGCTTTCCAATAA
- the LOC131330591 gene encoding uncharacterized protein LOC131330591 produces MIGDHLNIKCPYLEDLKLDGLEMKWLAVSGVRLLELELKRLTKDMTHLVKIFAPSLRSFYWENHVNAEITAESFRCLNKGFICFLYEPGHAAGLQSASNFLSAIRFAQSICFGSQALEILAKIDCDGGLPYSFNNLRTLDLQTDMRKLEIQGLVCLLRCSPILPTITIDSTSWFNPGNVVIMHLLYYDLSNNIVLLISLTVAYPKCVSILRSREPGTILWSQKPI; encoded by the exons ATGATTGGCGATCATCTCAATATCAAATGTCCATACCTAGAAGATTTGAAACTTGATGGTTTGGAGATGAAGTGGTTGGCTGTTTCTGGTGTGAGGTTACTGGAACTTGAACTCAAAAGGCTCACCAAAGATATGACTCATTTGGTCAAGATTTTTGCCCCAAGTCTCCGGAGTTTTTATTGGGAAAACCATGTTAATGCAGAAATTACGGCGGAGAGCTTCAGATGCCTCAATAAAGGCTTCATTTGTTTTCTCTACGAACCAGGACATGCAGCGGGATTGCAGAGTGCATCCAACTTTCTATCTGCAATCCGTTTTGCTCAATCTATTTGTTTCGGAAGCCAAGCTCTTGAG ATCTTGGCAAAAATAGATTGTGATGGTGGTCTTCCATATTCTTTCAATAACCTCAGGACTTTGGACCTGCAGACTGACATGCGCAAACTTGAAATCCAAGGGTTAGTATGCTTGCTTAGATGCTCTCCAATCCTTCCCACCATCACCATAGATTCAACTAGTTGGTTCAACCCTGGAAATGTGGTAATTATGCACTTACTTTATTATGATCTTAGTAATAACATTGTTTTGCTAATTTCCTTGACTGTTGCTTATCCGAAATGTGTGTCCATTCTAAGAAGCAGGGAGCCAGGGACAATACTGTGGAGTCAGAAACCGATCTGA
- the LOC131330592 gene encoding putative F-box/FBD/LRR-repeat protein At4g03220 — protein sequence METRTPEEEEEEEEEKKRSKAKAENNNLNEKNSTAMTIDFPDEILHHIFSFLPIKSLTQTTLLSKHWNRLSLWRTHPHLIFPHISPYYEATGLVPTVLSRRQPESKITTFRLSGYISSSCLRDCIDRVMYCRIEQLELGVNLDCSFDLPMRLFRCSTLRVLTLNHQDRRNLDGRHFSLTVPREGFGLAPTDLHTAVHTLSLTNIYLVEGSDFFLGGNFPFLRKLCLKNVRGMIGCHLNIKCPCLEDLKLDGLEMKELDVSGVRLLELELKRLDMTHSVKIFAPSLRSLHWENHANVEITAESFKCLNKGFICFLYEPGSAARLQGAFIFLCAIRFARSICFGSQALEILAKIDRAGGLPCSFNNLRTLDLETDMRKLEIEGIVCLLRSSPILHTITIDSTSWLNSENATSKEERYLESQKQTFKSLEHHLKVVRIHIQNTRMLTRVHKSAANLVRFFLQHGRVLQEMTVTLKSRRGDRRILQPSIRSRMMKFPRASSNVKISLVYWRE from the exons ATGGAAACACGGACccctgaggaggaggaggaggaggaggaggagaagaagaggtCAAAGGCCAAGGCAGAGAACAACAATCTGAACGAGAAAAACAGCACAGCCATGACCATTGATTTTCCAGACGAAATTCTTCACCACATATTCTCTTTCCTCCCAATCAAATCCCTCACCCAAACCACCCTTCTTTCCAAACACTGGAATCGCCTCTCCCTATGGCGTACACACCCTCATCTCATCTTCCCCCACATCTCTCCCTACTACGAGGCTACGGGCCTCGTACCCACGGTGCTATCTCGCCGTCAACCCGAATCCAAAATCACGACCTTTCGCCTCTCCGGTTACATAAGTTCCTCTTGCTTGCGCGATTGCATCGACCGAGTAATGTACTGCAGAATCGAACAACTCGAGCTCGGCGTCAATTTAGACTGTAGCTTTGATCTCCCCATGCGTTTGTTCAGGTGCAGCACTCTCAGGGTCCTCACATTAAATCACCAAGATCGTCGAAACCTCGATGGGCGACATTTTTCGCTGACAGTTCCGCGTGAGGGTTTCGGGCTTGCTCCTACGGATTTGCATACAGCGGTCCACACCTTGTCTCTGACTAATATATATCTCGTGGAAGGTTCGGATTTCTTTTTGGGTGGTAATTTCCCTTTCCTTAGGAAACTGTGCTTGAAAAATGTTCGAGGAATGATTGGCTGTCATCTCAATATCAAATGTCCATGCCTAGAAGATTTGAAACTTGATGGTTTGGAGATGAAGGAGTTGGATGTTTCTGGTGTGAGGTTACTGGAACTTGAACTCAAAAGGCTAGATATGACTCATTCCGTCAAGATTTTTGCCCCAAGTCTCCGGAGTTTACATTGGGAAAACCATGCTAATGTGGAAATTACGGCGGAGAGCTTCAAATGCCTCAATAAAGGCTTCATTTGTTTTCTCTACGAACCAGGAAGTGCAGCGCGATTGCAGGGTGCATTTATCTTTCTATGTGCAATCCGTTTTGCCCGATCTATTTGTTTTGGAAGCCAAGCTCTTGAG ATCTTGGCAAAAATAGATCGCGCTGGTGGTCTTCCATGTTCTTTCAATAACCTCAGGACTTTGGACCTGGAGACTGACATGCGCAAACTTGAAATCGAAGGGATAGTATGCTTGCTTAGAAGCTCTCCAATACTTCACACAATCACCATAGATTCAACCAGTTGGCTCAATTCCGAAAATGCG ACTTCGAAGGAGGAACGATACTTGGAATCTCAAAAGCAAACTTTCAAGTCACTTGAGCATCACCTAAAGGTAGTAAGGATTCATATTCAAAATACTAGGATGCTCACTAGGGTACATAAGAGCGCAGCCAATTTAGTGAGGTTTTTTCTTCAACATGGAAGAGTGTTGCAAGAAATGACTGTAACTTTGAAGAGCAGACGTGGGGATCGTCGCATTCTGCAACCCAGCATTCGTTCTCGGATGATGAAGTTTCCACGGGCATCTTCTAATGTCAAAATCTCTCTTGTTTATTGGAGGGAATGA
- the LOC131330593 gene encoding uncharacterized protein LOC131330593, producing the protein MYEVSIEQGTKLLQTVEGMLQFHTSCETVGMGESKEKQGCADNENAIKPKGLKKRIVYDHRRRRIRSSVEKALAVTRQKRHSSQGVQVPPHMLQYLLSQCPQLPNSMPATWNAAAAACFAPSQ; encoded by the exons ATGTATGAGGTGTCTATTGAGCAAGGCACAAAGTTGCTTCAAACTGTTGAAGGCATGCTACAATTCCACACTAGTTGCGAAACAGTTGGCATGGGTGAGAGCAAGGAAAAGCAAGGTTGTGCGGATAATGAAAATGCTATCAAACCCAAAGGACTAAAGAAGAGGATTGTTTATGACCATAGAAGGCGACGGATTAGAAGTAGCGTGGAGAAGGCATTGGCTGTGACAAGACAAAAAAGACATTCATCTCAG ggagtacaagtacctccacATATGCTCCAATATTTACTATCACAGTGTCCTCAACTACCCAATTCGATGCCTGCAACATGGAATGCTGCTGCTGCGGCATGTTTTGCACCGTCTCAGTAG